Proteins encoded within one genomic window of Triticum aestivum cultivar Chinese Spring chromosome 2D, IWGSC CS RefSeq v2.1, whole genome shotgun sequence:
- the LOC123049561 gene encoding VAN3-binding protein produces MEPDHRGLMAIVREEPPPSEEPMDLLSSAWCSSAIQVLQTGPKEEDRSLALVEHPVMGLDDDRRDLSQLQRNDRSLVVDDSGFGGAAQPQWKYEDLKSWIWLQKAIHPELDYDNKKKWLPRKMAAPWSGISLKKWVKERKQKRKEEARLHKAEVHAAVSVAGVAAVLAAIAAENSAPAARGSASASMRETAVASAAALVAAQCAKVAEAAGATRDQVAAAVNAAVAATDASNVITLTAAAATSLRGAAALRGRRGGSGGHGQGERADQGGTAPWQDDLDFDFNYARSKAALAKGDELFVAMPDGKWKLHTVSAATDRNGKVVLRIKKMNLVMQAFSNAKECVVEDVRPCAPEKASREEDATYPVEVRTSRGKVELRADDYAVYKRWVTTVTHMLTSSTAITMRN; encoded by the exons ATGGAGCCGGATCACAGAGGCCTGATGGCGATCGTGCGTGAAGAGCCGCCGCCGTCGGAGGAGCCGATGGACCTGCTGTCGAGCGCGTGGTGCAGCTCGGCGATCCAGGTTCTTCAGACGGGTCCGAAGGAGGAGGATCGCTCGCTGGCGCTGGTGGAGCACCCTGTCATGGGGCTTGATGATGATAGGAGAGACCTGTCGCAGCTGCAG AGGAATGATCGTAGCTTGGTTGTTGACGACAGCGGCTTCGGTGGCGCGGCGCAGCCGCAATGGAAATACGAAGATCTGAAG TCATGGATATGGCTGCAGAAGGCCATTCACCCGGAGCTGGACTACGACAACAAGAAGAAATGG CTCCCGCGCAAGATGGCGGCGCCATGGAGCGGCATCTCGCTCAAGAAGTGGGTCAAGGagcggaagcagaagcgcaaggaGGAGGCGCGGCTGCACAAGGCCGAGGTCCACGCCGCGGTGTCCGTCGCGGGCGTCGCGGCCGtgctcgccgccatcgccgcggaGAACTCCGCGCCGGCGGCGCGCGGCTCGGCGTCGGCGTCGATGAGGGAGACGGCGGTGGCATCGGCGGCCGCGCTCGTGGCGGCGCAGTGCGCGAAGGTGGCCGAGGCCGCGGGCGCCACGCGGGACCAGGTCGCCGCGGCCGTCAACGCCGCCGTGGCAGCCACGGACGCCAGCAACGTGATcacgctcaccgccgccgccgccacct CACtgcgcggcgcggcggcgctgcGAGGAAGGCGCGGGGGCAGCGGCGGGCATGGGCAGGGCGAGAGGGCGGACCAGGGTGGCACGGCGCCGTGGCAGGACGACCTGGACTTCGACTTCAACTACGCGAGGTCCAAGGCGGCGCTGGCCAAGGGCGACGAGTTGTTCGTCGCTATGCCGGACG GGAAGTGGAAGCTGCACACGGTGTCCGCCGCCACGGACAGGAACGGCAAGGTCGTCCTCCGGATCAAGAAGATGAACTTGGTCATGCAGGCCTTCTCCAACGCCAAAGAAT GCGTGGTGGAGGACGTCCGGCCGTGCGCGCCGGAGAAGGCGAGCCGGGAGGAGGACGCGACGTACCCGGTGGAGGTGAGGACGAGCAGGGGCAAGGTGGAGCTCCGCGCCGACGACTACGCCGTGTACAAGAGGTGGGTCACCACCGTGACGCACATGCTCACCTCCTCCACCGCCATCACCATGCGCAATTAA